In Dyadobacter sp. NIV53, a single window of DNA contains:
- a CDS encoding retron system putative HNH endonuclease, whose product MKYISKTSEPNSLLRHRAKPYSSFDNISLDDKEELRQSLLSEQGCICCYCTKRIPEKIEKDGRVSYDMKVEHYKSQEHFTALQLSYTNLHGACTGNEGKPKKLQTCDTKKGSLEITIKLLSNQPNCETLLKYNSDGEIRSAIDDVEINRQLNEVLNLNMQSLKDNRQEVYTLVQEKVRNESKKFRNDKASFSHFLEQEKINWSVRTDNKHRPFCMVAIYYLNKKIRQNQS is encoded by the coding sequence ATGAAGTACATTTCTAAAACCTCAGAACCAAATTCTTTGCTTCGTCACAGAGCTAAACCATATTCCAGTTTTGATAATATTTCTCTTGACGATAAAGAAGAGTTAAGACAAAGTCTGTTAAGCGAGCAGGGATGCATTTGTTGTTATTGCACGAAGAGAATTCCCGAAAAAATTGAAAAAGATGGAAGGGTCAGCTATGACATGAAGGTTGAACATTATAAAAGTCAGGAACATTTTACCGCCTTACAACTTTCTTATACCAACTTACATGGTGCGTGTACGGGAAATGAAGGCAAACCAAAGAAACTTCAAACCTGTGATACAAAGAAAGGTAGCTTGGAAATAACGATTAAACTACTGTCCAACCAGCCAAATTGCGAAACACTTTTAAAATATAATTCCGATGGTGAGATTAGATCTGCTATTGACGATGTTGAAATCAATAGGCAATTAAATGAAGTTTTAAACCTGAATATGCAATCTTTGAAAGATAATCGTCAGGAGGTCTATACATTGGTACAGGAAAAAGTTAGAAATGAAAGCAAGAAATTCAGAAATGACAAAGCAAGTTTTTCCCATTTCCTGGAACAGGAGAAAATTAATTGGTCAGTGAGAACCGACAACAAACATAGACCTTTTTGCATGGTTGCAATTTATTATCTAAACAAGAAAATTAGACAGAATCAGAGTTAG
- a CDS encoding AAA family ATPase has translation MRVTSLYIDNYKLLKKFTVNFSKDVSILIGINGSGKSTILECIAQIFSDAFLKEKSKFGFKLVYKIKLEEILAHTAKISEFKTEFIQVEISANGKDEELSFKVLSGENVFEKEIDIERHFGSIEKILPSNIVIYYSGISEVMKNICIPHDKRLSLGFRKGNTNIQRPFFYFEPDLFQIILLTLLSYEFGDIPDFLLQRAKIKGVQSIRISLKKPTWRKGKIENWWGAEGEVKVFLDYLNEIGSPLLLDEITRNTESNGNIIIEAWQNEVLNITILGQKKLFEIREYFVEEKTLFKILNTLIIDGFTPEISFSFIQQDEGESKIFKQLSEGEQQAIIIRGLIELVNNENTLFLFDEPDTYLHPSWQRNFIDSISKLALVNEQDKSQFLITTHSPQLLSNADPSICDVKIMEDGEIVEVTPKYYGRDISTILYEMMGVERRNKKVAKALSNLFNLIEDEDVENAKTVFYKLSELLGEDDPAIVRAKIQLDYLQED, from the coding sequence ATGAGGGTTACATCTTTATACATAGACAATTACAAACTGCTAAAAAAATTTACAGTCAATTTCAGTAAAGATGTCTCAATACTGATCGGGATCAATGGTTCGGGCAAATCAACCATACTGGAGTGCATAGCGCAAATATTTAGTGATGCGTTTTTAAAGGAGAAATCTAAATTTGGATTTAAGCTGGTTTATAAAATTAAGTTGGAAGAAATTCTGGCGCACACAGCTAAAATCAGTGAATTCAAAACTGAATTCATACAAGTGGAAATTTCCGCCAATGGGAAGGATGAGGAGCTCTCGTTCAAAGTATTATCCGGGGAAAATGTTTTCGAAAAAGAAATTGATATTGAAAGACACTTTGGCTCTATTGAGAAAATATTGCCAAGCAATATCGTGATCTATTACTCCGGAATTTCGGAAGTAATGAAAAACATTTGCATTCCTCATGACAAAAGACTGTCACTCGGATTCAGAAAGGGAAATACAAACATTCAACGACCATTTTTCTATTTTGAACCCGACTTATTCCAAATCATATTACTGACCCTCCTATCCTATGAATTCGGAGATATTCCAGATTTTCTGCTGCAACGAGCTAAGATAAAAGGAGTACAGAGTATTCGCATTTCCTTAAAAAAACCTACATGGCGGAAAGGGAAAATCGAAAACTGGTGGGGCGCTGAAGGAGAAGTAAAAGTATTTCTGGACTATCTGAACGAGATCGGATCTCCTCTATTATTAGACGAAATTACTAGAAATACAGAATCAAATGGAAACATTATCATTGAGGCCTGGCAAAATGAAGTTTTGAATATTACCATCCTGGGCCAGAAAAAACTGTTTGAGATCAGAGAATATTTCGTTGAGGAAAAGACGCTTTTCAAAATCCTTAACACTTTGATTATTGACGGTTTTACGCCTGAAATTTCATTTTCTTTTATTCAGCAAGATGAAGGAGAGTCAAAGATTTTTAAACAATTGAGTGAAGGAGAGCAGCAAGCAATTATTATTAGAGGGCTAATAGAACTTGTGAATAATGAGAATACGCTTTTTCTATTTGATGAGCCAGATACCTACCTGCACCCTTCCTGGCAACGAAATTTTATCGACAGCATCAGTAAGTTAGCGCTAGTAAATGAACAAGATAAAAGTCAGTTCCTGATCACTACCCATTCGCCTCAGTTGCTGAGTAACGCAGATCCTTCGATTTGTGATGTGAAGATCATGGAGGATGGTGAAATTGTGGAAGTAACGCCGAAGTATTATGGTAGGGACATAAGTACCATTCTTTACGAGATGATGGGTGTTGAACGTAGAAATAAAAAAGTAGCGAAGGCATTAAGCAACCTGTTTAATTTGATTGAAGATGAAGATGTAGAAAACGCTAAAACAGTGTTCTACAAACTTTCTGAATTGTTAGGAGAGGATGATCCCGCAATAGTCAGAGCTAAAATTCAATTGGATTATTTACAAGAAGATTAG
- a CDS encoding restriction endonuclease subunit S has product MPATVNKYLNLIELSQLDNWSVQTLLDSTVNYSNNFELARIGEFLIKNRTTIDIEDDKEYRRVTVKINNNGVLLRDIEKGINIGTKKQYLAKAGQFIVSRIDARNGAFGIIPEELDGAIVTNDFPLFDVNQDTINPQFLLLITSTKEFVKFAQSCSSGTTNRQRMDIDMFLNQKVPLPSIFMQHEIVENYNKKSAIIKITERECVDLDKEIKKLFFKELGIKETDQIKLKKGISFINYEDLSKWSLSHLNKDVYDFDKYTYKTEKIKNMLLFFEGGKTPSKSRGDFWNGEIFWTSPKDFNGSTIIEEAEDTITQTAINETGIKVFPRGIFLSVFRSGILRHSFPTAITNIETAINQDVKAYALRGDLIEKYYYLYFVNTFKKYILSQASKKSVTVESVNTEDFFEIRIPLPPMEKQLEISNKIGEIKNEINKLRSSMLVYKTSAIREFADTIFK; this is encoded by the coding sequence ATGCCGGCAACAGTAAACAAATACCTAAATCTGATAGAACTATCTCAACTGGATAACTGGAGCGTGCAAACTTTGCTTGACTCCACCGTAAATTACTCCAATAACTTTGAGCTCGCCAGAATTGGTGAATTTCTCATTAAAAATAGAACAACCATTGACATTGAAGATGACAAAGAATACAGAAGGGTAACCGTAAAAATCAATAACAACGGTGTATTGTTGAGAGACATTGAAAAGGGTATCAACATTGGCACAAAAAAGCAGTATCTGGCAAAAGCTGGACAATTTATTGTCTCGAGAATTGATGCTAGGAATGGCGCATTTGGAATCATACCGGAAGAACTCGATGGGGCTATTGTCACAAACGACTTCCCATTATTCGATGTCAATCAAGATACAATCAATCCTCAATTTCTACTGCTGATCACCTCCACCAAAGAGTTTGTAAAATTTGCGCAAAGTTGTAGCAGCGGTACTACCAATCGGCAACGAATGGATATTGATATGTTTTTGAATCAAAAAGTGCCGCTGCCTTCAATATTTATGCAACATGAAATTGTTGAAAATTACAATAAAAAATCTGCCATTATTAAAATTACTGAACGAGAGTGTGTTGACTTAGACAAAGAAATAAAAAAATTATTTTTTAAAGAATTAGGTATTAAAGAAACAGATCAAATTAAATTAAAAAAGGGAATAAGCTTTATAAATTATGAAGATTTATCAAAATGGTCACTTAGTCATTTAAATAAAGATGTTTACGATTTTGATAAATATACTTATAAGACTGAGAAGATAAAAAACATGCTCCTCTTTTTTGAAGGAGGTAAAACACCTTCGAAATCGCGTGGTGATTTTTGGAATGGAGAGATATTCTGGACCTCACCAAAGGACTTTAATGGATCAACGATAATTGAGGAGGCAGAAGATACAATAACTCAAACGGCAATTAATGAAACAGGAATAAAAGTATTTCCTAGGGGAATATTTTTATCAGTCTTCCGAAGTGGCATTCTTCGACATTCATTCCCCACAGCCATAACTAATATTGAGACTGCAATAAACCAAGATGTTAAGGCATACGCTTTAAGGGGCGATCTAATAGAAAAGTATTACTACCTATACTTTGTTAACACGTTTAAGAAGTATATACTTTCGCAGGCATCTAAGAAAAGTGTAACGGTGGAAAGTGTTAACACCGAAGATTTTTTTGAAATTCGGATACCATTACCACCAATGGAAAAGCAACTAGAAATTTCAAATAAAATTGGAGAAATTAAAAATGAAATTAACAAACTAAGATCTTCTATGCTAGTGTACAAAACCAGCGCAATTCGCGAATTTGCAGACACAATATTTAAATAA
- a CDS encoding N-6 DNA methylase — protein MIELEIKANKIKAPLKGKDAWLVLKPEEQVRQEYICRLVNNYGYDLAQMAQEIQVSNSQRGQGRAMADIVVWKNVEDKRENSSPIIVVECKAEHITVREEDYFQGYNYASWAGADFFVTTNLKETRIFKVVKGKIPKKLEEVVNIPEAKIANDEKKINELLKLTKAFTRDEFSKLLFKCHNIIRNNDKLSPEAAFDEISKILFIKIRYERTNTDGQIFSKEEFKKAKDYDDRFRAASDMPFYQKLFEQTKRDFKDDDLFEQSEIIRIRENSFEAIVEELQIYNLSTTSDDVKGIAFEQFLGKTFRGELGQFFTPRTIVDFIVEVLDPQESEIICDPCCGSGGFLIKAFEYVRSKIENEIHHAKEKIKADYYDEAYEKLSNKRKEAVDEAVTDLFAKLNTELDINNLKSRIRELSYDCIFGTDANPRMSRTAKMNMIMHGDGHGGVHHNDGLLNVNGIFENRFDIILTNPPFGSRVEKSLKITEADKYTDVERIEKYRLRYGQEYDNALKQVNDNIGTSLLDLFETGSLSSLTEVLFIERCLNLLKPGGRMGIVLPEGVLNNTNLQKIRDFVESRAKILLITSIPQDVFIASGATVKPSLLFFKKFTEQEAEQWKDINTKAELEASQKYEPEINQILDQLGLKGKSAPSIEEKRN, from the coding sequence ATGATCGAATTAGAAATAAAGGCAAACAAAATAAAAGCACCCCTAAAAGGTAAAGATGCCTGGTTAGTATTGAAACCTGAAGAGCAGGTCCGCCAGGAGTACATATGCCGTTTGGTAAATAATTACGGTTATGATCTGGCGCAAATGGCTCAGGAAATTCAAGTAAGTAATTCTCAAAGAGGCCAGGGAAGAGCTATGGCTGATATTGTCGTTTGGAAAAACGTAGAAGATAAGAGAGAAAATAGCAGTCCAATAATCGTTGTAGAATGTAAAGCTGAACACATCACAGTAAGAGAAGAGGATTACTTTCAGGGGTACAACTATGCATCCTGGGCTGGTGCAGACTTTTTTGTTACAACTAATCTCAAAGAGACCAGGATTTTCAAAGTTGTAAAAGGAAAAATTCCGAAAAAACTGGAGGAGGTGGTAAATATTCCGGAAGCAAAAATTGCCAATGATGAAAAGAAAATAAATGAATTACTGAAACTTACCAAAGCATTCACAAGGGATGAGTTCTCTAAACTTCTCTTCAAATGCCACAATATCATTAGAAACAACGACAAACTGTCGCCAGAAGCCGCTTTTGATGAAATAAGCAAAATTCTATTTATTAAAATCCGGTATGAACGTACAAATACCGATGGTCAGATTTTTTCAAAAGAAGAATTCAAGAAGGCTAAAGATTACGACGACCGATTTAGAGCGGCATCAGATATGCCGTTTTATCAAAAATTGTTTGAGCAGACTAAAAGAGATTTTAAAGACGACGATCTTTTTGAACAGAGCGAAATTATTAGGATAAGAGAAAACAGTTTTGAAGCCATTGTTGAGGAATTACAAATTTATAACCTCTCAACAACTTCCGATGACGTGAAAGGAATTGCCTTCGAACAATTTCTCGGAAAAACATTTAGAGGAGAACTTGGTCAATTTTTCACCCCACGTACTATCGTTGATTTTATTGTTGAAGTTTTAGATCCACAAGAAAGTGAAATTATTTGCGACCCCTGTTGCGGAAGTGGAGGGTTTCTAATCAAGGCCTTCGAATACGTCAGGTCAAAAATTGAAAACGAGATTCATCACGCAAAGGAAAAAATTAAAGCGGATTACTATGACGAAGCTTATGAGAAATTAAGCAATAAACGGAAAGAAGCTGTTGACGAAGCCGTCACGGATCTTTTTGCGAAGTTAAATACAGAACTGGACATTAATAATCTTAAAAGTAGAATCCGGGAATTAAGTTATGACTGTATTTTTGGAACCGACGCCAATCCACGCATGAGTCGTACGGCCAAAATGAACATGATTATGCATGGCGACGGCCACGGCGGTGTGCATCACAACGATGGACTGTTAAATGTAAATGGAATCTTTGAAAATCGTTTTGATATCATTTTAACCAATCCTCCTTTTGGAAGCAGGGTAGAAAAATCCTTAAAGATTACCGAGGCTGACAAATATACAGATGTAGAAAGAATAGAAAAGTATCGGCTGAGGTACGGTCAGGAGTATGACAATGCTTTGAAACAAGTTAATGACAACATTGGAACGTCATTGCTGGATCTGTTTGAGACAGGCAGTTTGAGTTCGCTTACGGAAGTATTATTTATTGAAAGATGCCTTAACCTGTTGAAGCCAGGAGGTAGAATGGGTATTGTGTTACCGGAGGGGGTGCTGAACAACACCAACCTGCAAAAGATTAGAGACTTTGTCGAAAGCAGGGCTAAAATACTGTTAATCACTTCTATACCACAGGACGTCTTTATTGCGAGCGGTGCAACTGTTAAGCCTAGTTTATTATTTTTTAAAAAATTCACTGAGCAGGAAGCTGAGCAGTGGAAGGATATAAATACTAAAGCGGAGTTGGAGGCATCCCAAAAGTATGAACCGGAAATAAACCAAATTCTTGATCAATTAGGATTGAAGGGCAAATCGGCACCAAGCATCGAAGAAAAAAGAAACTAA
- a CDS encoding helix-turn-helix transcriptional regulator: MKRNAINRLKAVLAEQGKTNKWLAEKLCKNETTISRWCTNEIQPSMENLITIASLLEVDVRELINSTKTTK; the protein is encoded by the coding sequence GTGAAAAGAAACGCAATTAACAGGTTAAAAGCGGTCCTGGCCGAACAAGGGAAGACCAATAAATGGCTAGCCGAGAAGTTGTGCAAAAATGAAACAACAATCTCCCGTTGGTGTACCAATGAAATACAACCTTCTATGGAAAATCTTATAACAATCGCCTCCCTTCTAGAAGTTGATGTGAGAGAGTTAATCAACTCAACCAAAACAACAAAATAA
- a CDS encoding AraC family transcriptional regulator, with the protein MKPQLLKVPNVQAYSFSIRQDKMTNINNRWHYHPEIELVHFHQGTGTQFVGDHIKRFFTDDIVLVGSNLPHYWRFDTPSDCYEILTGLVSTVVHFTPDFWGQKFLDLNENKPIKAVLEKAGRGLLLMGNLKDEIAGEIEKLNHAEGPERIMALMRILNAISRSEEFTMLSSVGYQNILLDSENDRINDIYEFTFNNFNKKIYLDQVAGISGLVPNSFCRYFKSRTGKTYLQFLTEIRVGHACKLLMDDNINLKEVCYESGFLNFSCFHRRFREITGQSPQNYRVTVAN; encoded by the coding sequence ATGAAACCACAGTTGCTTAAAGTGCCGAATGTACAGGCGTATTCGTTTAGTATACGGCAGGATAAAATGACCAACATCAATAATCGCTGGCATTATCATCCGGAGATCGAGCTTGTTCATTTTCACCAGGGAACGGGGACGCAGTTTGTCGGAGATCACATCAAAAGGTTTTTTACAGATGATATTGTTTTAGTTGGAAGCAATCTGCCCCATTACTGGAGGTTTGATACTCCTTCTGATTGTTATGAAATACTAACCGGACTGGTATCAACAGTAGTGCACTTCACACCGGATTTTTGGGGGCAGAAATTTTTGGATCTGAATGAAAACAAACCGATTAAAGCTGTATTGGAAAAGGCTGGGAGAGGACTTCTTCTGATGGGTAATTTAAAAGATGAGATCGCCGGGGAAATTGAAAAGCTTAATCATGCGGAAGGGCCGGAACGGATCATGGCACTCATGAGGATTTTGAACGCAATCTCCCGTTCAGAGGAATTTACCATGCTGTCTTCTGTTGGTTATCAGAATATTCTCCTGGATTCCGAGAATGACCGGATCAACGATATTTATGAATTTACATTCAACAATTTCAATAAAAAGATATATCTGGATCAGGTAGCGGGTATTTCCGGACTGGTTCCTAATTCCTTTTGCCGTTATTTCAAATCCAGGACGGGCAAAACTTATTTGCAATTCCTAACAGAAATCCGGGTCGGACATGCCTGCAAACTACTCATGGACGATAACATCAATCTCAAGGAAGTATGTTATGAAAGCGGGTTCCTGAATTTCAGCTGCTTTCACCGGAGGTTCAGGGAAATAACAGGACAAAGCCCGCAAAATTACCGGGTCACGGTAGCGAACTGA
- a CDS encoding TonB-dependent receptor yields the protein MTRIKFTLKSLVRCSFMQLFFACLWISQSLASVAGTAVDRPVTGRITDEKGEALPSVSIVLKGTQRGTTSDIEGKYSITVPDGPATLTFSFVGFASQEVAVGNQTAINIIMKTDQKALDEVIVVGYNSQSKRNIISAVTTISGETINKRIATDPVTLLQGQLPGLQVIQNSGEPGNEGTQLRIRGTGTFSGAGNDPLVIVDGLPGNLSIINPNNIESVTVLKDAASAAIYGARGANGVILVKTKKGSGGGFGFSYNFNLGISNPTAVPKTITNSAEYMELSNEARTNSNLAPLYTQDQIDLYKNATDRVKYPNHNWLDDLFQPAYVKNHYLSMSGGSKEGTTFNVGLGITDQPGVMIGFEYKKYTMNLGLSAKVHKRVTIGTDLQFRVGDQKGPSNGSTDMFLSTMAQSPLYPPRTADGKWIKRAYPNELGNKNTIATVYENSTITNKDYYGQGNMSLDIDIIDGLKLENRAGFNFQNMKLSTFRPIVPLYYYNDLSSAGSLDVGTPGLAVQRYDKVYTVFYSQLNYTKTFGDHTISAVAGYQQEQSLMDTLTASRRQFPTNSLTELNAGPVDGQTNSGTSGKWAIQSFYGTANYSLKDKYLLGGSLRYDGTSRLPNDTRWGLFYSFSGGWRISKEAFLSDVKWINDLKLRASWGQLGNQNIGNYPYQSTLTNRNYAFGSIATGFAASALVDPNLTWETTRSVNAGLDLTAFSNKITFSADVFNKYTFDILRKSQVPLWLGLDAPVINNGAVRNKGIELALQYNGRAGNDFTYTIGGNVQAYKNILEKFGKTEISSNTIRQEGHPLDEFYVYIWDGIFQSQSEIDASPKQPVTPTPGDLKIKDVNGDGIINDQDRTFQKGKYPAMQMGFNVSANWKGFDFSAQAFGSVGQKIYVNGWGIEPFRQGSVPTTDWRNRWTPSNPTNTMPKIYVADGYAPVQNYNSTYFLKSASFVRLKNIQIGYSIPRSVIDKVKIKSVRVYASADNVLTASKFPGLDPERVNSGTYLAYPQNRTFTFGINAQF from the coding sequence ATGACAAGAATAAAGTTTACTCTCAAATCACTTGTGAGATGTTCATTCATGCAGTTGTTTTTTGCATGTTTATGGATCAGCCAATCTCTGGCAAGTGTAGCCGGTACTGCCGTAGACCGCCCGGTTACCGGCCGGATCACTGATGAAAAAGGTGAAGCATTGCCAAGTGTAAGTATCGTACTTAAAGGTACCCAGCGTGGTACAACTTCGGATATTGAAGGAAAATACAGCATTACAGTTCCGGACGGGCCGGCTACGCTAACCTTTTCATTCGTTGGATTTGCTTCACAGGAAGTTGCGGTGGGCAATCAGACCGCGATTAACATCATCATGAAGACAGACCAGAAGGCACTGGACGAGGTCATTGTGGTTGGTTACAATTCCCAAAGCAAGCGTAATATTATCAGCGCGGTGACGACCATTTCCGGTGAAACCATCAATAAAAGGATTGCTACGGATCCCGTTACGCTTTTGCAGGGCCAGCTTCCCGGTTTGCAGGTAATCCAGAATTCGGGCGAACCAGGCAACGAAGGTACACAGCTGCGTATAAGAGGTACGGGTACTTTCAGTGGGGCGGGAAATGACCCTCTGGTTATCGTGGACGGGCTTCCCGGAAATCTGAGCATTATCAACCCGAATAACATTGAATCTGTTACGGTTTTGAAAGATGCAGCGTCGGCGGCGATTTATGGTGCGAGAGGTGCCAATGGAGTAATTCTGGTTAAAACAAAAAAGGGAAGCGGTGGCGGATTTGGGTTCAGTTATAACTTCAATCTGGGTATCTCGAACCCGACTGCAGTACCTAAAACCATCACGAATTCAGCAGAGTATATGGAGCTTTCCAACGAAGCAAGGACCAATTCGAACCTGGCGCCATTGTATACGCAGGACCAGATCGATTTGTATAAAAATGCTACGGACCGCGTGAAATATCCAAATCACAACTGGCTGGATGACCTTTTTCAGCCTGCTTACGTAAAAAACCATTATCTGAGCATGTCAGGTGGAAGTAAAGAAGGAACCACGTTTAATGTAGGCCTCGGTATTACCGACCAGCCTGGGGTCATGATCGGGTTTGAGTACAAAAAATACACGATGAACCTTGGCCTTTCGGCCAAAGTGCATAAGAGGGTTACGATTGGAACCGACCTGCAATTCCGTGTCGGTGATCAGAAAGGGCCAAGTAATGGAAGTACGGATATGTTCCTTTCAACAATGGCACAATCCCCTCTTTATCCACCACGGACGGCAGATGGAAAATGGATAAAAAGAGCTTATCCTAACGAACTGGGAAATAAAAATACCATTGCCACCGTCTACGAAAATTCCACGATCACAAATAAGGACTATTACGGCCAGGGAAACATGTCGCTTGATATTGACATCATCGACGGACTTAAACTGGAAAACAGGGCAGGATTTAATTTCCAGAACATGAAATTGAGCACGTTCCGGCCTATAGTGCCTTTGTATTACTACAACGATCTGAGCAGTGCAGGCTCTCTGGATGTAGGAACACCAGGTTTAGCGGTTCAGCGATACGACAAAGTTTACACGGTTTTTTACAGCCAGCTGAATTATACCAAAACATTTGGCGACCATACGATCTCCGCAGTAGCAGGTTATCAGCAGGAACAAAGTCTGATGGATACGCTTACCGCATCCAGAAGGCAGTTTCCAACCAATAGTTTAACCGAACTGAATGCTGGTCCGGTAGATGGCCAGACCAACAGTGGTACATCCGGAAAATGGGCGATCCAGTCGTTTTACGGAACAGCCAATTACAGTCTGAAAGATAAATACCTGCTTGGGGGAAGCCTCCGGTACGACGGAACTTCACGTCTTCCGAATGACACGCGCTGGGGTTTATTCTATTCGTTTTCAGGGGGATGGCGTATTTCAAAAGAAGCTTTCCTGTCGGACGTCAAATGGATCAACGACTTGAAACTAAGGGCTTCATGGGGACAGCTGGGTAACCAGAATATCGGAAATTATCCGTACCAGTCTACACTTACCAACAGGAATTATGCTTTCGGGTCTATTGCAACGGGTTTTGCTGCATCGGCACTGGTCGATCCTAACCTCACCTGGGAAACCACAAGGTCTGTCAATGCCGGTCTTGACCTGACGGCGTTCAGTAACAAGATCACATTTTCAGCGGATGTATTCAACAAATATACATTTGACATCCTGAGAAAATCACAGGTTCCGCTCTGGCTTGGATTGGATGCGCCGGTTATCAACAACGGAGCCGTGCGTAACAAGGGAATTGAACTTGCCTTGCAATACAACGGACGTGCAGGAAATGATTTTACGTATACAATCGGAGGAAACGTACAGGCTTACAAGAACATTCTGGAAAAATTCGGAAAAACGGAGATCAGCAGTAATACCATTCGCCAGGAAGGCCATCCGCTGGATGAATTCTATGTATACATCTGGGACGGGATTTTCCAGAGCCAGTCAGAAATTGATGCTTCACCAAAACAGCCCGTTACACCTACTCCGGGCGATCTGAAAATTAAGGACGTGAACGGTGACGGCATTATCAATGACCAGGACAGGACCTTTCAAAAAGGTAAATATCCTGCCATGCAGATGGGCTTCAACGTGTCGGCCAACTGGAAAGGATTTGACTTTTCGGCTCAGGCTTTCGGATCAGTCGGACAGAAAATATACGTAAACGGATGGGGAATTGAACCTTTCAGACAAGGTTCTGTACCAACTACCGACTGGAGAAACCGCTGGACGCCTTCGAACCCAACCAACACCATGCCTAAAATTTATGTAGCAGACGGATATGCGCCGGTTCAGAATTACAACTCAACGTACTTCCTGAAAAGCGCTTCTTTCGTGCGTCTGAAAAATATCCAGATCGGTTACAGTATTCCGAGAAGTGTTATTGACAAAGTGAAGATCAAATCTGTTCGTGTGTATGCATCGGCAGATAATGTACTGACTGCAAGCAAGTTCCCAGGCCTTGATCCGGAGCGTGTAAATAGCGGCACATACCTGGCTTATCCTCAGAACAGGACTTTCACATTTGGTATCAACGCTCAATTTTAA
- a CDS encoding RagB/SusD family nutrient uptake outer membrane protein yields MKNHIKFLVLTFLVTTLSLTSCTDVLDVTPPDKLSTSIFWKTEADADLALTGLYNFLYASGGGYATSQYQVFAWDNFSDDSYGQYNYGGGTTALSSGITPQSGDFVLNYYANNYKAIAAINSFLANVDKVLTGEKLARYQSEAYFLRAFNYFWLAQLYGNVVIVTEDPFSVDFKSTRAKSEKADVLKLIEEDLAKAIAGLPDNAYKDGHAMKTTAQGISCTGVAA; encoded by the coding sequence ATGAAAAATCATATAAAATTTCTGGTTTTAACTTTTCTGGTGACGACACTTTCGCTTACATCCTGTACAGACGTGCTTGATGTAACCCCACCGGATAAATTATCAACGTCCATATTCTGGAAGACCGAGGCAGACGCTGACCTTGCCCTGACCGGTTTGTACAACTTTTTATACGCTTCCGGCGGTGGATACGCTACTTCCCAATACCAGGTTTTTGCGTGGGACAATTTCAGTGACGATTCTTACGGGCAATACAATTATGGTGGTGGAACCACTGCGCTTTCTTCGGGAATTACCCCGCAGTCCGGCGATTTCGTTCTGAATTATTATGCAAATAATTACAAAGCTATTGCAGCGATCAACTCATTTCTTGCCAATGTGGATAAGGTGCTTACAGGTGAAAAACTTGCGAGATATCAAAGTGAAGCCTACTTTTTAAGAGCATTTAATTACTTCTGGCTGGCGCAGCTTTACGGTAATGTGGTGATCGTGACGGAAGATCCGTTCAGCGTTGACTTCAAGTCGACAAGAGCAAAATCTGAGAAAGCTGATGTGCTCAAACTGATCGAGGAAGATCTTGCCAAAGCCATTGCAGGCCTGCCCGATAACGCTTACAAGGATGGACATGCTATGAAAACAACTGCGCAAGGGATATCTTGTACAGGTGTTGCTGCATGA